The DNA region TGTTCATGTGCCTGCTCAGCACGACCGCCTGAAGGAATCGTTTGCCACAGACTTCGCAAGTATGACTTCGATTTTCGTGGACATCAGCTCGGTGTTCGAATAGTTCCGTTCGACTGGCAAACTTTTCCAAACAGTCGATACAATCCACCAGCTTCTGTTGCTTCTGTTTGGACTTCCTCTCACGATTCTCCACCGCCGTCCGTTTCTGACCACACTCGGCCTTAAAGTGCGCACTGGCCGCCGATTGCGAGAACAGATCCTTGCCGCACTTTGCGCAAACAATCGGTTCAAACTGTCCAACCGCGGCATCATGCTTTAGAATTGTGTGCATTTTGAGGGCCTTCTTCGTTCGAAAGGAACACTCGCACAGCGCACATCCGTGCTCGAATCGGTCCTTGTGCTGAAGTTCGTGGTTTTTAAGCCGATCTTTCGTAGCAAATTCCTTATCACAGGCGCTGCACGCGAACGGGGTCTCCCGAGTGTGAGTCCGTTCGTGAATTTTCAAGTGATGGCTGTAGTTGAACGATTTTGAGCAGTGCGAGCATCGAAAACGTTTCGCGCTACTGTCCTCGTGGATTCGGCTGTGTTGGCGGAGCGTTTTCCGAGAGGCAAACTGTTTGTTGCAGACCGCACAAGTGAAGGACCCTTCTAAAGTTTGCTCACTGCTTTCATCGATTGGTTGCGTTTGTAATTCCTGTTCATTTTGCAGATTGATTTCGATCGCAACAACTTCTTCCTCATTCTGACTGGGAGAAGCATCTTCCATGTCTCTCACACATCCTTTTAACTCCACAAGGCCCTTATCGTCACATTCGTAGACCTCCAAGAATTCTTCTTCACATTCTTCAGCAGAATTTATCAACTTTGCATCAGTTTGATCTTCGCCTTCGTGTACGGGTTCCTCAACCAAATCCAGTGAAGTGGATTCAATTTTCAGATTATCGTCCTGAAGTTCGATAAAGATTTCCAACTCTTCCTCAACTTCGGGTGCAGCATCCTGCTTTGGGCTGCTTTCGCGAGCAACTTCCTCTTCAACAACATGAACAGTAGATTCGCTCATCTTTTGGTACATCCGGTTAAAGGAATCGACTGCCTTACGCTGGAATTTGTAGCAACTGTTTAGCTCGGAGAAACATGATATGCACAACTTCCGCGGTAAATCCGGCGATGCTTCCTCCGGTGGTTCCTGCAATCATTCAAGCTTAAAAACACAAGCCAATATGTAAAAATAAACTGATTACAATACATACCTGCAATCCAGTAAATTTGGTAAACATTTCCAGGCAAGTAAGTTTGCAACCGTCGAGTTCTATTTCAGTCTGCAGTGAGAGCAGCGTTTTTTCCGCGGCTAAACAAATTCTGCAACAGCTTTTCGAAATTGTGGCGCTATCTTGGGCGCTACCCAtcttacaagttttttttttcaacttaaaaacTGTATTTAAAATTGTGATCAGAAATCTATTCAAGTCAACAATCAACCAGCTGATAACTCTGATAACAACAGATATCGGTAGAGATAAACAATGCAATTTTGTCAACAAAACAACACGTTTAACAGAGTTGAATCACGGAGCTTAAATTACTATCTACCTAACCACACAATGGGTACCGGAGAAGATCACGGTAACGTAAAATAGAGTAACTGTTTAGGGGAAATGGGggaacatatctggagttttttttttaaaaaaaaggtccaataaaccaaatttccagtttttgctttttgggtgtttttgagaacgccttgagtcagggcccagttaactcaatcggaattctgaaacggaattcaattcgaatcgtttacgtacactcaacccccggtagtTGGTcagtttttcgtttgacacttttttagtttgtaccccggtggttggtcaaagtcaaactaaaaagtgacgaactgtcactttttacacggcgctcacgcacactatcagaacaaacgtttgatagtgtgtatgaactccgtgtaaaaggggtgtcaaactaaaaagtgacccaaatcgtttgacaacagttggtgtcaaaccatcggggtttgagtgtatatatatgggagcgttcttttattacttaacgcaaaaaattgtatttttagaccccctctcccccatcgtaacaaaatgtccatacaaattttaaaatttttgtgtgtagcgtaacacggcctccgaaccCCCCCCTTCctcccaactgcgttacgtaataaaagaacgctccctcccagtcaaatcaatccgaattctgaatcAGAATCTAAtaagaatcgtatacaaattgcgtttcaaacgcaacaaccggttccgtgttcgaaccggttgttgcgtttgaaacggaatttgtgtacaattctaattagattccgtttcagaattcagattgatttgactgggccaTTTCCCTTAAACAGTTACTTTATTTCAGCAGGCCAAgggcgaatgatgctgatgatattaggtctattcccgtactgcagaattctgcaattctgcacaaaaacggcagcagagcgttcccgtactttgctgcaacaaaagtaacttttctctcaggcagaacttctgcagtgagagaggtagaagttgcagcaaagccgttcccgtacttttcagcaagctctctcttctctttcttgttgaagagttactgcaatttggtgtgatggatgttgactacacgcttacataaaatctgcaagttgggtgaaattaagcattttattataagttgtaataataaatgattttgggttagtttttttttatatctggttttattgagaacgatttttttatgttcattGTTCGATGTTCATTTATTTAAATGATAtagcgattttttttagtgttaatatttttaactgataaaaattgataacttAAGCGATAGTATTAAAGCACGGCTGGTACCCCAACAAAAAATTGTactataaaaacaaattgtttttaaaaacttttaaaagacacatttcttttgagtttaataatttcaaataaatatttgattaggaataatttttgatcttcaattgtttttgaatataCATTGGAATATACTAAATATGTGTGTTAAATAACAGGTAAATTTAATTgtcaaataataaattatacctttaacggtgctaccaatttgtattcttatatgaagcagaaaaaaatatgttattttgtcgaaataaaaattcctaaaagctcaaattcctaaattcttaaattcttaaatttttaaattcttaaattcttaaattctcgaaCTTTTAATTTCTATGCCATCCTGAATCAtaataaatacacattt from Culex quinquefasciatus strain JHB chromosome 3, VPISU_Cqui_1.0_pri_paternal, whole genome shotgun sequence includes:
- the LOC6043609 gene encoding zinc finger protein OZF, whose amino-acid sequence is MGSAQDSATISKSCCRICLAAEKTLLSLQTEIELDGCKLTCLEMFTKFTGLQEPPEEASPDLPRKLCISCFSELNSCYKFQRKAVDSFNRMYQKMSESTVHVVEEEVARESSPKQDAAPEVEEELEIFIELQDDNLKIESTSLDLVEEPVHEGEDQTDAKLINSAEECEEEFLEVYECDDKGLVELKGCVRDMEDASPSQNEEEVVAIEINLQNEQELQTQPIDESSEQTLEGSFTCAVCNKQFASRKTLRQHSRIHEDSSAKRFRCSHCSKSFNYSHHLKIHERTHTRETPFACSACDKEFATKDRLKNHELQHKDRFEHGCALCECSFRTKKALKMHTILKHDAAVGQFEPIVCAKCGKDLFSQSAASAHFKAECGQKRTAVENRERKSKQKQQKLVDCIDCLEKFASRTELFEHRADVHENRSHTCEVCGKRFLQAVVLSRHMNTHTGEKSYSCDQCTKSFAQLATLQNHMRTHSGSQQYECTVCSKRYKFLASLRNHVKASHGEGEA